A region of Burkholderiales bacterium JOSHI_001 DNA encodes the following proteins:
- a CDS encoding mannitol-1-phosphate/altronate dehydrogenase (PFAM: Mannitol dehydrogenase C-terminal domain; Mannitol dehydrogenase Rossmann domain), whose protein sequence is MASSSKPFVMLHLGLGSFHRAHQALYLHQLIESGDDSWVLAGGNTRPDMADTIAGLQAQCGAYTLETVTPAGQRSYTWVQSIRTVVPYTPDLGGLIALGADAHTRIISFTVTEAGYYLDAKNQLDLNFADLAADLAAAQSGQPGGTIYAALTAILRARMKAGAGPVTLLNCDNLRHNGERFRGGLLQFIALLGDTALLDWVNAHTTSPNAMVDRITPRPTPDVAQRVKAATGRDDRAPVMGESFIQWVIEDHFAAGRPAWEKVGVEMVASVAPYEEAKIRLLNATHSCIAWAGTLIGMLYIHEGTHHPAIRKFAFDYVTDDTIPCLLPSPIDLVAYRDVVLDRFGNPAIQDTNQRVAMDGYSKIPGFIAPTIRERLAKNQSIDSVAMLPALFLAYLQRWHAGAIPYTYQDQAMDPAAAHAVCEAADPVAAFCADAVLWGPLAADPRLVAALRQASERVATFVKENAR, encoded by the coding sequence ATGGCTTCCTCTTCCAAACCCTTCGTGATGCTGCACCTGGGGCTGGGCTCCTTCCACCGTGCCCACCAGGCGCTGTACCTGCACCAGCTGATCGAAAGCGGCGATGACAGCTGGGTGCTGGCCGGCGGCAACACCCGGCCCGACATGGCCGACACCATCGCCGGGCTGCAGGCCCAGTGTGGCGCCTACACCCTGGAAACCGTCACCCCGGCGGGCCAACGCAGCTACACCTGGGTGCAATCCATCCGCACCGTGGTGCCTTACACGCCGGATTTGGGCGGACTCATCGCCCTCGGTGCCGACGCCCACACCCGCATCATCAGCTTCACCGTCACCGAAGCCGGCTACTACCTGGACGCCAAGAACCAGCTGGACCTGAACTTCGCCGACCTGGCGGCGGACCTGGCCGCGGCGCAGTCAGGCCAGCCTGGTGGCACCATCTATGCGGCGCTCACCGCCATCCTGCGTGCGCGCATGAAGGCCGGCGCTGGCCCGGTCACGTTGCTGAACTGCGACAACCTGCGCCACAACGGTGAACGCTTCCGCGGCGGGCTGCTGCAGTTCATCGCCCTGCTGGGCGACACCGCCCTGCTGGACTGGGTGAACGCCCACACCACCAGCCCCAATGCCATGGTGGACCGCATCACCCCGCGCCCCACGCCCGACGTGGCGCAGCGCGTGAAAGCCGCCACCGGCCGCGACGACCGCGCCCCGGTGATGGGCGAAAGCTTCATCCAGTGGGTGATCGAAGACCACTTCGCCGCCGGCCGCCCGGCCTGGGAGAAAGTGGGCGTGGAGATGGTGGCTTCGGTCGCGCCCTATGAAGAAGCCAAGATCCGCCTGCTGAACGCCACGCACAGTTGCATCGCCTGGGCCGGCACGCTGATCGGCATGCTCTACATCCACGAAGGCACCCACCACCCGGCGATCCGCAAGTTCGCGTTCGACTACGTCACCGACGACACCATCCCTTGTCTCCTGCCCAGCCCCATCGACCTGGTGGCCTACCGCGATGTGGTGCTGGACCGCTTCGGCAACCCCGCCATCCAGGACACCAACCAGCGCGTGGCCATGGACGGCTACAGCAAGATCCCCGGCTTCATCGCCCCCACCATCCGCGAGCGCTTGGCGAAGAACCAATCCATCGACAGCGTGGCCATGCTGCCGGCCCTGTTCCTGGCCTACCTGCAGCGCTGGCACGCCGGCGCCATTCCCTACACCTACCAGGACCAGGCCATGGACCCCGCCGCGGCGCACGCCGTGTGCGAGGCCGCCGACCCCGTGGCCGCCTTCTGCGCCGACGCCGTGCTGTGGGGTCCGCTGGCCGCTGACCCGCGGCTGGTGGCCGCCCTCCGACAGGCCAGCGAGCGCGTGGCCACCTTCGTGAAAGAGAACGCCCGATGA
- a CDS encoding ATPase component of ABC-type sugar transporter (PFAM: ABC transporter; TOBE domain), with the protein MAFLELKGVEKYFGPVQAIKGIDLAINPGEFIVFVGPSGCGKSTLLRLIAGLENIDVGSLVLDGRDITQLPSSKRDLAMVFQSYALYPHMTVAQNMSFALRLAKEDPAVIDQKVKRAAEILNLTAYLDRLPKALSGGQRQRVAIGRAIVRSPKVFLFDEPLSNLDAALRGQTRVEIAKLHRDLGATTIYVTHDQVEAMTLADRVVVLRDGRIEQVGTPLELYDKPANQFVAQFIGTPQMNVLPADAVPPWRAELGAALPAGGFIGLRPEYIVLQPAGQGAVQGRVELVEALGAETLVYVALPSGTQVVTRQNERTQLHVGDAVGLAMDAANAHLFDAQGRVAVP; encoded by the coding sequence ATGGCATTCCTCGAACTCAAGGGCGTTGAAAAGTACTTCGGCCCGGTGCAGGCCATCAAGGGCATCGACCTGGCCATCAACCCAGGTGAATTCATTGTCTTCGTCGGCCCCTCGGGCTGCGGCAAGAGCACCCTGCTGCGCCTGATCGCCGGGCTGGAAAACATCGACGTGGGCTCGCTGGTGCTGGACGGGCGCGACATCACCCAGTTGCCCTCCAGCAAACGCGACCTGGCGATGGTGTTCCAGAGCTACGCGCTGTACCCGCACATGACGGTGGCGCAGAACATGAGCTTCGCGCTGCGCCTGGCCAAGGAAGACCCGGCCGTCATCGACCAGAAGGTCAAGCGCGCGGCCGAAATCCTGAACCTGACCGCCTACCTGGATCGCCTGCCCAAGGCCCTGTCCGGTGGCCAGCGCCAGCGTGTGGCCATCGGCCGCGCCATCGTGCGGTCGCCCAAGGTGTTCTTGTTCGACGAGCCGCTGTCCAACCTGGACGCGGCGCTGCGTGGCCAGACCCGGGTGGAAATCGCCAAGCTGCACCGCGACCTGGGCGCCACCACGATCTACGTGACGCACGACCAGGTGGAAGCCATGACCCTGGCCGACCGTGTGGTGGTGCTGCGCGACGGCCGCATCGAACAGGTGGGCACGCCGCTGGAGCTGTACGACAAGCCGGCCAACCAGTTCGTGGCGCAGTTCATCGGCACGCCGCAGATGAACGTGCTGCCGGCCGACGCGGTGCCGCCCTGGCGCGCCGAACTGGGCGCCGCGCTGCCGGCGGGCGGCTTCATCGGCCTGCGTCCCGAGTACATCGTGCTGCAGCCGGCGGGGCAGGGCGCGGTGCAGGGCCGGGTGGAACTGGTGGAAGCGCTGGGCGCCGAAACCCTGGTGTACGTGGCCCTGCCCAGCGGCACCCAGGTGGTGACGCGGCAGAACGAACGCACGCAGCTGCACGTGGGCGACGCCGTGGGCCTGGCCATGGACGCGGCCAACGCCCACCTGTTTGACGCCCAGGGGCGCGTGGCGGTGCCTTGA
- a CDS encoding ABC-type sugar transport system, permease component (PFAM: Binding-protein-dependent transport system inner membrane component), with protein MAAQRNVQPFNWLLLVRSIAAWGVTLLLIFPILFLAATAFKTELQAIEIPTIWFFTPTLENFHEVQERSDYLLYAKNSLITSVGSTLLGLAIAAPAAYSMAFFRTRRTRDILMWMLSTKMMPAVGALVPIYVLAQKTALLDTVWGLIIVFTLSNLPIMVWMLYSHFKDIPAEILEASRMDGAGLWGEFRHVLLPLGMGGMASTGLLCLVLSWNEAFWSLNLSAANAGTLAALIASYSSPEGLFWAKLSAASFLAIAPIVVFGWFSQKQLVQGLTFGAVK; from the coding sequence ATGGCCGCCCAACGCAATGTCCAACCGTTCAACTGGCTGCTGCTGGTGCGCAGCATCGCCGCCTGGGGCGTGACGCTGTTGCTGATTTTCCCCATCCTGTTCCTGGCGGCCACGGCCTTCAAGACCGAGTTGCAGGCCATTGAAATACCAACCATCTGGTTCTTCACCCCCACGCTGGAAAACTTCCACGAGGTGCAGGAACGCAGCGACTACCTGCTGTACGCCAAGAACTCGCTCATCACCAGCGTGGGCTCCACGCTGCTGGGCCTGGCCATCGCCGCGCCGGCGGCCTATTCCATGGCCTTCTTCCGCACCCGCCGCACCCGTGACATCCTGATGTGGATGCTGTCCACCAAGATGATGCCGGCCGTGGGCGCGCTGGTGCCCATCTACGTGCTGGCGCAGAAGACCGCGCTGCTGGACACGGTGTGGGGACTGATCATCGTGTTCACGCTGTCCAACCTGCCCATCATGGTGTGGATGCTGTATTCGCACTTCAAGGACATCCCGGCCGAGATCCTGGAAGCCAGCCGCATGGACGGCGCCGGCCTGTGGGGTGAATTCCGACACGTGTTGCTGCCGCTGGGCATGGGCGGCATGGCGTCCACCGGCCTGCTGTGTTTGGTGCTGAGCTGGAACGAAGCCTTCTGGAGCCTGAACCTTTCGGCCGCCAACGCCGGCACGCTGGCCGCGCTGATTGCCAGCTACTCCAGTCCCGAAGGCCTGTTCTGGGCCAAGTTGTCGGCCGCGTCCTTCCTGGCCATTGCGCCCATCGTGGTGTTCGGCTGGTTCAGCCAGAAGCAGCTGGTGCAGGGCCTCACCTTTGGCGCCGTGAAGTAA
- a CDS encoding permease component of ABC-type sugar transporter (PFAM: Binding-protein-dependent transport system inner membrane component), producing the protein MNRFIPRALMAPAVVTLFLWMIVPLAMTIYFSLIRYNLMQPDVSGFAGLANFEFFVTDPSFGTAVMNTLLLIGSVIVITVVGGLALALLVNDPFPGRGAVRMLLISPFFVMPTVNALMWKHMMMNPIYGVFAQVAQFFGVQPVDFMADLPLLSVIIMVSWQWLPFACLIFITALASMNREQLEAARMDGAGYLQQLRFMYLPHLGRSMAVVVMIEMIFLLSVFAEIFTTTGGGPGDASTNVAFLIYKQALLAFDAGVASAGALFAVLLANIVAAFLIRMIGKNLD; encoded by the coding sequence TTGAACCGCTTCATCCCGCGTGCCTTGATGGCGCCGGCGGTGGTCACGCTCTTCCTCTGGATGATCGTGCCACTGGCGATGACCATCTATTTCTCGCTCATCCGCTACAACCTGATGCAGCCGGATGTCAGCGGCTTCGCCGGCCTGGCCAACTTCGAATTCTTCGTCACCGACCCGTCCTTCGGCACCGCGGTGATGAACACCCTGCTGCTCATCGGCAGCGTCATCGTCATCACCGTGGTGGGCGGCCTGGCCCTGGCGCTGCTGGTGAACGACCCCTTCCCCGGCCGCGGCGCGGTGCGCATGCTGCTGATCAGCCCCTTCTTCGTGATGCCCACGGTGAATGCGCTGATGTGGAAGCACATGATGATGAACCCCATCTACGGCGTGTTCGCGCAGGTGGCCCAGTTCTTCGGCGTGCAGCCGGTGGACTTCATGGCCGACCTGCCGCTGCTGAGCGTCATCATCATGGTCAGCTGGCAGTGGCTGCCCTTTGCCTGCCTGATCTTCATCACCGCGCTGGCCAGCATGAACCGCGAACAGCTGGAAGCCGCGCGCATGGACGGCGCCGGCTACCTGCAGCAACTGCGCTTCATGTACCTGCCGCACCTGGGCCGCAGCATGGCGGTGGTGGTGATGATCGAGATGATCTTCCTGCTCTCCGTGTTCGCCGAGATCTTCACCACCACGGGCGGTGGGCCGGGCGACGCCAGCACCAACGTGGCCTTCCTCATCTACAAGCAGGCGCTGCTGGCCTTTGACGCCGGCGTGGCCAGCGCCGGGGCCTTGTTCGCTGTGCTGCTGGCCAACATCGTCGCGGCCTTCCTCATCCGCATGATCGGCAAGAACCTGGACTGA
- a CDS encoding ABC-type sugar transport system, periplasmic component (PFAM: Bacterial extracellular solute-binding protein) has translation MSIKRSLALAFGLAAFGATHAATELVIATVNNGHMIEMQKLGKNFEAANPGIKLKWVTLEEGVLRQRVTTDIATKGGQFDVMTIGMYETPIWGKKGWLNEIKTDAAYDVDDLLPAMRNGLSVEGKLYAAPFYGESSMLMYRKDLADKAGVQVSERPTWDQVADLAKKIHDPKNGVYGICLRGKPGWGDNMAFLTTLVNTYGGQWFDMGWKPQLETKPWKDAISFYVDLLKNYGPPGSSGNSFNEILSLYNAGKCGMWIDATIAASFITDPKQSKVADKVAFAQAPTKATPKGANWLWAWALAVPAGSKKSAEAQKFIQWATSKEYIQLVAKTNGWGSVPTGTRKSTYASADFQKAAKFAAAEKLAIDTANPNDSTLPKSPYVGVQFAAIPEFQAIGVAVGQQMSSALAGKTTVDAALKAGQTAADREMKKAGYYK, from the coding sequence ATGTCCATCAAGCGTTCCCTGGCCCTGGCCTTCGGCCTGGCGGCCTTTGGCGCCACCCATGCCGCCACCGAACTCGTCATCGCCACCGTGAACAACGGCCACATGATCGAGATGCAGAAGCTGGGCAAGAACTTCGAGGCCGCCAACCCCGGCATCAAGCTGAAGTGGGTGACGCTGGAAGAAGGCGTGCTGCGCCAGCGCGTCACCACCGACATCGCCACCAAGGGCGGCCAGTTCGACGTGATGACCATCGGCATGTACGAAACGCCGATCTGGGGCAAGAAGGGCTGGCTGAACGAAATCAAGACCGACGCCGCCTACGACGTGGACGACCTGCTGCCGGCCATGCGCAATGGCCTGTCGGTCGAGGGCAAGCTCTACGCCGCACCCTTCTATGGCGAAAGCAGCATGCTGATGTACCGCAAGGACCTGGCCGACAAGGCCGGCGTTCAGGTGAGCGAGCGCCCCACCTGGGACCAGGTGGCCGACCTGGCCAAGAAGATCCACGACCCGAAGAACGGCGTCTACGGCATCTGCCTGCGTGGCAAGCCGGGCTGGGGCGACAACATGGCCTTCCTCACCACCTTGGTGAACACCTACGGCGGCCAGTGGTTCGACATGGGCTGGAAGCCGCAGCTGGAAACCAAGCCCTGGAAAGACGCCATCAGCTTCTACGTGGACCTGCTGAAGAACTACGGCCCCCCGGGGTCGTCGGGCAACAGCTTCAATGAAATCCTGAGCCTGTACAACGCTGGCAAGTGCGGCATGTGGATCGACGCCACCATCGCCGCCAGCTTCATCACCGACCCCAAGCAAAGCAAGGTGGCCGACAAGGTGGCTTTCGCGCAGGCACCCACCAAGGCCACGCCCAAGGGCGCCAACTGGCTGTGGGCCTGGGCCCTGGCGGTGCCGGCCGGTTCGAAGAAGAGCGCCGAAGCGCAGAAGTTCATCCAGTGGGCGACCAGCAAGGAATACATCCAGCTGGTGGCCAAGACCAACGGCTGGGGCTCGGTGCCCACCGGCACGCGCAAGAGCACCTACGCGTCGGCTGACTTCCAGAAGGCCGCCAAGTTCGCCGCCGCCGAGAAGCTGGCCATCGACACCGCCAACCCCAACGACAGCACCCTGCCCAAGAGCCCCTACGTGGGCGTGCAGTTCGCGGCGATTCCTGAATTCCAGGCCATCGGCGTGGCGGTGGGCCAGCAGATGAGCTCGGCCCTGGCCGGCAAGACCACGGTGGATGCGGCGCTGAAGGCCGGGCAGACCGCGGCCGACCGTGAAATGAAGAAAGCCGGCTACTACAAGTAG
- a CDS encoding excinuclease ABC, B subunit (PFAM: Helicase conserved C-terminal domain; UvrB/uvrC motif; Type III restriction enzyme, res subunit; Ultra-violet resistance protein B~TIGRFAM: excinuclease ABC, B subunit) → MSSVVPISDATPADAPVGEFVSFPNSPFQLFQPYPPAGDQPEAIAKLVEGIEDGLSFQTLLGVTGSGKTFTMANVIARMGRPAIVFAPNKTLAAQLYSEFRDFFPKNAVEYFVSYYDYYQPEAYVPQRDLFIEKDSSINEHIEQMRLSATKSVLERRDTIIVASVSAIYGIGKPEDYTQMRFIVRVGDKMGQRDVIAQLIRMQYTRNETDFSRGSFRVRGDTIDIFPAEHSELAIRVELFDDEVEALSLLDPLTGHIRQKVPRFTVYPSSHYVTPRERVLAAMETIKAELRERLAEFVAAGKLVEAQRLEQRTRFDLEMLQEVGHCKGIENYTRHLSGAKPGDPPPTMVDYLPPDALMFLDESHVLIGQLGGMFNGDRARKTTLVEYGFRLPSALDNRPLKFEEFETKMRQCVFVSATPADYEKRHAGQVVEQLVRPTGLVDPVVEVRPATHQVDDVLQEIRERVKVNQRVLITTLTKRMAEQLTDYLTENGAKVRYLHSDVDTVERVEIIRDLRLGVFDVLVGINLLREGLDIPEVSLVAILDADKEGFLRAERSLIQTIGRAARHLDGRAILYADRITDSMRKAMDETERRRTKQVAANLERGITPRSITKQVKEMIDGVVNAQDDKSKLKAGIDGAELEELSEKDLAKRIKQLEKQMLEHARNLEFEKAARVRDQLALLREQVFGGAGHDTNVVPLVPAPAVPAGFSKGRPRR, encoded by the coding sequence ATGTCCTCCGTCGTTCCGATCTCCGATGCCACCCCTGCCGATGCCCCGGTGGGCGAATTCGTCAGCTTCCCGAACTCACCCTTCCAGCTGTTCCAGCCCTACCCGCCGGCAGGCGACCAGCCCGAGGCGATTGCCAAGCTGGTGGAAGGCATCGAGGACGGCCTGAGCTTCCAGACCCTGCTGGGCGTGACCGGCTCGGGCAAGACCTTCACCATGGCCAATGTCATCGCCCGCATGGGCCGTCCGGCCATCGTGTTCGCGCCCAACAAGACCCTGGCAGCACAGCTGTACAGCGAGTTCCGGGACTTCTTTCCGAAGAACGCGGTGGAGTACTTCGTCAGCTACTACGACTACTACCAGCCCGAGGCCTACGTGCCCCAGCGCGACCTGTTCATTGAGAAGGACAGCTCGATCAACGAGCACATCGAGCAGATGCGCTTGAGTGCCACCAAGAGCGTGCTGGAGCGGCGCGACACCATCATCGTGGCCAGCGTCAGCGCCATCTACGGCATCGGCAAGCCCGAGGACTACACCCAGATGCGCTTCATCGTGCGGGTGGGCGACAAGATGGGCCAGCGCGATGTCATCGCGCAGCTGATCCGCATGCAGTACACACGCAACGAAACCGACTTCTCGCGCGGCAGCTTCCGCGTGCGTGGCGACACCATCGACATCTTCCCGGCCGAACATTCCGAGCTGGCCATCCGGGTGGAACTGTTCGACGACGAGGTGGAAGCCTTGAGCCTGCTGGACCCGCTGACCGGCCACATCCGGCAGAAGGTGCCGCGCTTCACGGTCTACCCCAGCAGCCACTACGTCACCCCGCGCGAACGCGTGCTGGCGGCCATGGAAACCATCAAGGCCGAACTGCGCGAACGCCTGGCTGAGTTCGTGGCCGCGGGCAAGCTGGTGGAGGCGCAGCGCCTGGAGCAACGCACCCGGTTTGACCTGGAAATGCTGCAGGAGGTGGGCCACTGCAAGGGCATCGAGAACTACACCCGGCACCTGTCGGGCGCCAAGCCGGGTGATCCGCCGCCCACCATGGTGGACTACCTGCCGCCCGACGCGCTGATGTTCCTGGACGAAAGCCATGTGCTGATTGGCCAGCTGGGCGGCATGTTCAACGGCGACCGCGCGCGCAAGACCACCCTGGTGGAGTACGGGTTCCGCCTGCCTTCGGCGCTGGACAACCGGCCGCTGAAGTTCGAAGAATTCGAGACCAAGATGCGCCAGTGCGTGTTCGTGTCGGCCACGCCGGCCGACTATGAAAAGCGCCATGCCGGCCAGGTGGTGGAACAACTGGTGCGCCCCACCGGCCTGGTGGACCCGGTGGTGGAGGTGCGCCCCGCCACCCACCAGGTGGACGACGTGCTGCAGGAAATTCGCGAACGCGTGAAGGTGAACCAGCGCGTGCTGATCACCACCCTGACCAAGCGCATGGCCGAACAGCTCACCGACTACCTCACCGAGAACGGCGCCAAGGTGCGCTACCTGCACAGCGATGTGGACACGGTGGAGCGGGTGGAAATCATCCGCGACCTGCGCCTGGGCGTGTTCGACGTGCTGGTGGGCATCAACCTGTTGCGCGAAGGCCTGGACATTCCGGAGGTGTCGCTGGTGGCCATCCTGGACGCCGACAAGGAAGGCTTTCTGCGCGCCGAGCGCAGCCTGATCCAGACCATCGGCCGCGCCGCGCGCCACCTGGATGGCCGCGCCATCCTGTACGCCGACCGCATCACCGACAGCATGCGCAAGGCCATGGACGAGACCGAGCGCCGCCGCACCAAGCAGGTGGCGGCCAACCTGGAACGTGGCATCACGCCGCGCAGCATCACCAAGCAGGTCAAGGAAATGATCGACGGCGTGGTGAACGCGCAGGACGACAAGAGCAAGCTCAAGGCTGGGATCGACGGGGCCGAGTTGGAAGAGCTGTCCGAGAAGGACCTGGCCAAGCGCATCAAGCAGCTGGAAAAGCAGATGCTGGAACACGCCCGCAACCTGGAATTCGAGAAGGCCGCCCGGGTGCGCGACCAGCTGGCGCTGCTGCGCGAGCAGGTCTTCGGCGGCGCCGGGCACGACACCAATGTGGTGCCCCTGGTGCCCGCGCCGGCTGTCCCGGCAGGCTTCAGCAAGGGCCGTCCTCGGCGCTGA
- a CDS encoding aspartate/tyrosine/aromatic aminotransferase (PFAM: Aminotransferase class I and II), with the protein MTLFAAVEMAPRDPILGLNEQFNADTNPNKVNLGVGVYFDANGKLPLLACVQAAEKAMTDAPKARGYLPIDGIAAYDQAVQGLVFGADSVVVKAKRVATVQALGGTGGLKVGADFIKRLSPGAKVLISDPSWENHRALFTNAGFVVESYPYYDAATRGVRFAEMLAALNAAPAGTVVVLHACCHNPTGCDISPAQWDQVVAACQARALVPFLDMAYQGFGSGLAEDGAVVQQFLASGQDFFVSTSFSKSFSLYGERVGALSVVCSSPEEAARVLSQLKIVIRTNYSNPPTHGAQVVATVLSTPALRQQWEDELAGMRQRIKAMRKLLVEKLQAAGVKGDLSYITTQRGMFSYSGLSAAQMQRLRSEFGVYGVDSGRICVAALNEKNIDQVAASIAQVM; encoded by the coding sequence ATGACGCTCTTTGCCGCCGTCGAAATGGCCCCGCGCGACCCCATCCTGGGCCTGAACGAGCAATTCAACGCCGACACCAACCCCAACAAGGTGAACCTGGGGGTGGGCGTGTACTTCGACGCCAACGGCAAGCTGCCGCTGCTGGCCTGCGTGCAGGCGGCCGAAAAAGCCATGACCGACGCCCCCAAGGCGCGCGGCTACCTGCCGATTGACGGCATCGCGGCCTACGACCAGGCGGTGCAGGGCCTGGTGTTCGGCGCCGATTCGGTCGTGGTGAAGGCCAAGCGGGTGGCCACGGTGCAGGCCTTGGGCGGCACCGGTGGGCTGAAGGTGGGGGCCGACTTCATCAAGCGCCTGTCGCCCGGCGCCAAGGTGCTGATCAGCGACCCCAGTTGGGAAAACCACCGCGCCCTGTTCACCAACGCCGGATTCGTGGTGGAAAGCTACCCCTACTACGACGCCGCCACCCGCGGCGTTCGCTTTGCCGAGATGCTGGCCGCACTGAACGCCGCGCCGGCCGGCACGGTGGTGGTGTTGCACGCCTGCTGCCACAACCCCACCGGCTGCGACATCTCGCCCGCCCAGTGGGACCAGGTGGTGGCCGCCTGCCAGGCGCGTGCGCTGGTGCCCTTCCTGGACATGGCCTACCAGGGCTTCGGCTCCGGCCTGGCCGAGGACGGCGCGGTGGTGCAGCAGTTCCTGGCCTCGGGGCAGGACTTCTTCGTCTCCACGTCCTTTTCCAAGAGCTTCTCGCTCTACGGCGAACGCGTGGGCGCGCTCAGCGTGGTGTGCAGCAGCCCCGAAGAAGCCGCGCGCGTGCTGTCGCAGTTGAAGATCGTCATCCGCACCAACTACAGCAACCCGCCCACCCATGGCGCCCAGGTGGTGGCCACGGTGCTGTCCACCCCGGCGCTGCGCCAGCAATGGGAAGATGAACTGGCCGGCATGCGCCAGCGCATCAAGGCCATGCGCAAGCTGCTGGTCGAAAAGCTGCAGGCCGCCGGGGTGAAGGGCGACCTGTCCTACATCACCACCCAGCGCGGCATGTTCAGCTACTCGGGCCTGTCTGCAGCGCAGATGCAGCGCCTGCGCAGCGAATTCGGGGTTTACGGCGTGGATTCGGGGCGCATCTGCGTGGCCGCGCTGAACGAGAAGAACATCGACCAGGTGGCCGCCAGCATCGCCCAGGTGATGTAG
- a CDS encoding polyhydroxyalkanoate depolymerase, intracellular (PFAM: PHB de-polymerase C-terminus~TIGRFAM: polyhydroxyalkanoate depolymerase, intracellular) encodes MLYQFYETQRALMAPFSEFASASSKLYNHPLSPFTHTPLAQRVSASFDLMHRLAKEYEKPEFNIKTALVDGVEVAVQEQVALKKPFCRLLRFKRFTDNAHALAKMKNDPTVLVVAPLSGHHSTLLRDTVRMLLHDHKVFITDWTDARMVPLEEGPFHLNDYVKYVQEFIRHIGAGDVHVISVCQPTVPVLAAVSLMASAGETTPRTLTMMGGPIDARRSPTAVNNLAMNKSHSWFENNVIYRVPPNFVGAGRRVYPGFLQHTGFVAMNPDRHLSSHYDYFLDLIRGDDDSADSHREFYDEYNAVLDMPAEYYLETIRTVFQDFALVNGTWEVDGKFVRPQDIQTTSLLTVEGELDDISGAGQTRAAHDLCSGIPKDRQFHYDVVGAGHYGIFSGRRWREKVYPEIKAFIRRFDKPVAPGAASKAVTAQAAAKAPVKTSARKAVAAPKPAAKAAPKPAAKSTAKPAAKRAAPKR; translated from the coding sequence ATGCTGTACCAGTTCTATGAGACACAGCGCGCGCTGATGGCTCCGTTCTCCGAGTTCGCCAGTGCTTCGTCCAAGCTGTACAACCACCCGCTGTCGCCCTTCACGCACACGCCGCTGGCCCAGCGCGTGTCCGCCAGCTTCGACCTGATGCACCGGCTGGCCAAGGAATACGAGAAGCCGGAATTCAACATCAAGACCGCCCTGGTCGACGGCGTGGAAGTGGCCGTGCAGGAGCAGGTGGCGCTGAAGAAACCCTTCTGCCGGCTGCTGCGCTTCAAGCGCTTCACCGACAACGCCCACGCGCTGGCGAAGATGAAGAACGACCCCACCGTGCTGGTGGTGGCGCCACTGTCGGGCCACCATTCCACGCTGCTGCGCGACACCGTGCGCATGCTGCTGCACGACCACAAGGTGTTCATCACCGACTGGACCGACGCCCGCATGGTGCCGCTGGAAGAAGGCCCCTTCCACCTGAACGACTACGTGAAGTACGTGCAGGAGTTCATCCGCCACATTGGCGCCGGTGACGTGCACGTGATCTCGGTGTGCCAGCCCACGGTGCCGGTGCTGGCCGCGGTCAGCCTGATGGCCAGCGCGGGCGAAACCACGCCGCGCACCCTCACGATGATGGGCGGGCCCATCGACGCGCGCCGTTCGCCCACCGCGGTGAACAACCTGGCGATGAACAAGAGCCACAGCTGGTTCGAGAACAACGTCATCTACCGCGTGCCGCCCAACTTCGTGGGTGCCGGCCGCCGCGTGTACCCGGGCTTCCTGCAGCACACCGGCTTCGTGGCCATGAACCCCGACCGCCACCTGTCCAGCCATTACGACTACTTCCTGGACCTGATCCGTGGCGACGACGACAGCGCCGACTCGCACCGCGAGTTCTACGATGAATACAACGCCGTGCTGGACATGCCGGCCGAGTACTACCTGGAAACCATCCGCACCGTGTTCCAGGACTTCGCGCTGGTCAACGGCACCTGGGAGGTGGACGGCAAGTTCGTGCGCCCGCAGGACATCCAGACCACGTCCCTGCTGACCGTGGAGGGCGAACTGGACGACATCTCCGGCGCCGGCCAGACCCGCGCCGCCCACGACCTGTGCTCGGGCATCCCGAAGGACCGCCAGTTCCACTACGACGTGGTCGGTGCCGGCCACTACGGCATCTTCTCGGGCCGCCGCTGGCGCGAAAAGGTGTATCCCGAAATCAAGGCCTTCATCCGCCGCTTTGACAAGCCGGTGGCCCCAGGTGCTGCGTCCAAGGCCGTGACCGCGCAGGCCGCGGCCAAGGCCCCGGTCAAGACCTCGGCCCGCAAGGCCGTGGCGGCGCCAAAACCGGCGGCCAAGGCGGCCCCCAAGCCGGCCGCGAAATCGACGGCCAAGCCGGCCGCCAAGCGCGCTGCCCCCAAGCGCTGA